In the Cylindrospermopsis raciborskii Cr2010 genome, ACAAATAGCCCCCCCCGACTCAAAAATATATGTGGGACACAGAGCAGCAATGGATACTCTTAAATATCAGCTCTCTCCTACAAGTATGGCTCTGAAAATGCTACGCCAAAGAATGCTCATAGCAGATGGAGTAGGTCTAGGTAAAACTCTCGAATGTGGTATTCTCGTAGCAGAATTAATTGCACGACACCGGGGAAGAAGAATTTTGGTGGTAACCAGTAAGTCCATGATGGCTCAGTTCCAAAAAGAATTCTGGTTCCGTTTTACTATCCCCTTGGTAAGGTTGGATTCTACAGAGGTTCAACGCATAAAATCTATTATACCTACTAACCATAATCCCTTCTATTATTATGACCGCACTATTATATCTATAGATACCCTAAAACAAGACAGAGAATATCGTAATTATTTGGAGAAGGCAAATTGGGATATTATTATTATTGATGAAGCTCATAATGTAGCGAAAAGAAGAAGAGCAGAAGATAATTCTCTACGCTCTAAATTGGCTCAGCGTCTCTCAAAACGCTCCGATACCTTAATCCTCCTTTCTGCTACTCCCCATGATGGAAAACCACAAAGTTTCGCCAGTTTGATGAATATGCTGGATCCTACTGCCATTGCAGATGAGTCTGATTATACCAAAGATGACATCCGAAATTTGTATATCAGACGGTTTAAAAAGGATGTTTTGGCAGATTTACGGGATAATGTCCCAGAACGTCATTCTCAATCTATTGATACCCCAGCTTCCGAAAGTGAAGAAAGGGTATTTGATTTGTTGGATAACTTAAACCTGTCCGGTGATAAGCAATTACGGGGTGGACAGTTATTTAAAACCACCCTGCTAAAGTCTATTCTTTCTAGTCATAAGGCTTGTTTGGCAACGGTAAATAACAGGTTGAAAAAGCTAAAAGAAGGGAATAAAAAAAATCCGGTGGGTGGGGAAAATCATCGAGCAGATATAGAGGCTTTACAAGAGTTACAACAGTCTTTAGGTGAAGTAGGTAAGGAAGATTTTTCTAAATATCAAAGACTTTTAAAATTGATAAAGCAAGATTTAAGCTGGAATGGGGAAGATAGTGGGGATAGGTTAGTAATTTTTACAGGTAGGTTAGAAACCTTAGATTTTCTGTTTACAGAATTGCAGAAAGATTTAAAGTTGAAATCAGGAAGTATTTTAAAATTAAAAGGAGATATGTCTGATACCCAGCAGTTAGAGGTAGTAGAACAGTTCTCTAAAGAAAAGGATCCAGTGAGAATTCTGTTAGCAACAGAAGTAGCTTCCGAAGGAATTAATTTACATTATTTAAGTCATAGATTAATTCATTTTGACATACCATGGTCTTTTATGACATTGCAACAAAGAAACGGTAGAATAGACCGTTATGGACAAAGTAAAAAGCCCGAGATTAGGTATCTCTTGACTAGATCCCGTAGAAATAGAATGGATGAGGTACATCGTATTATTAAGGTACTCTTGGCCAAAGAGGAACAGGCTACTAAAAATATAGGAGATCCCGCAATTTTAATTGGGGTGTTTGATGCTCAGGAGGAGGAGAACTATATTTCTGACGTGATAGAGCAGGGAAAGACTGCTGAAGAGTTTAATAGTATGTTAGAAAACAACAATAAAAAGGAGGAGGGAGGGCTTTTTGACTGGTTTGAAAATGACCAGGAGGATGATTATTCAAGTTCTCCACAACCAGAAGAGCTATGCGAAACAGGAAGTTTATTGAGTCTGTTTGATTCGACCTTTGATTTTGTCTCTACCGCCCTAAGTTCTGATATAGTAAATGTCACAAATTTAAATATAAATCAGCAAGTCAGGTTTATTGAATTGCAGTTGCCAGATGAATTACGGTCTCGCTATAAAAGATTGCCTAGAGAAATTATTCCAGAACCAAAAGATTTATTATATCTCACCGATTCACCCCAAGTGATAAAAAAGGAAATTGCTGATGCGCGTCAACAAGAAAAACAATGGTCAATGAAACAATATCTGTGGGAATTACATCCCCTAGTAGAATGGTTAACCGACAGATGTTTATTCCACATTCCTCGACATCAAGCACCAGTAATTCAACTACCTAGCGACAAAAAAACCTTAACTTTTATCTGTTTTGGCAGTTTCTCTAATCGCCAAGGTTCACCAATTATTAGTCGTCAATTTTCAGTTATTGTGGATCATAATAACCCTTATAGAATAGAAGATTTTGCTGAAACTATAAAAAAAGTAGGCTTAAATAAGCCCATACCTAATCCTGGGAATATAGACATTAGTGAAGTGAGTAGTTTTTTAAAGGAGGTAGTAAAAAAAGGGCAGGAATATTTAGAAAAAGAAAGAAAGACAGTACAACAAGAGCTGAATGAGAGAATAGCCAAAGAAAAAGGTCGTTTAAAGGACCTACGGCAGTATCATCTTCAAAAATGGAATCATTTCTACCTAGACAGTGGAATAAATCAAAAAATGAC is a window encoding:
- a CDS encoding DEAD/DEAH box helicase, with product MELAPGARILCRDAEWLVKDVSLSSDGDKIIQVVGVSEFIRGTRSLFLEELESKKGPFEVLKAEKTGLVTDTSPEYRNSRLFIEANLKQIAPPDSKIYVGHRAAMDTLKYQLSPTSMALKMLRQRMLIADGVGLGKTLECGILVAELIARHRGRRILVVTSKSMMAQFQKEFWFRFTIPLVRLDSTEVQRIKSIIPTNHNPFYYYDRTIISIDTLKQDREYRNYLEKANWDIIIIDEAHNVAKRRRAEDNSLRSKLAQRLSKRSDTLILLSATPHDGKPQSFASLMNMLDPTAIADESDYTKDDIRNLYIRRFKKDVLADLRDNVPERHSQSIDTPASESEERVFDLLDNLNLSGDKQLRGGQLFKTTLLKSILSSHKACLATVNNRLKKLKEGNKKNPVGGENHRADIEALQELQQSLGEVGKEDFSKYQRLLKLIKQDLSWNGEDSGDRLVIFTGRLETLDFLFTELQKDLKLKSGSILKLKGDMSDTQQLEVVEQFSKEKDPVRILLATEVASEGINLHYLSHRLIHFDIPWSFMTLQQRNGRIDRYGQSKKPEIRYLLTRSRRNRMDEVHRIIKVLLAKEEQATKNIGDPAILIGVFDAQEEENYISDVIEQGKTAEEFNSMLENNNKKEEGGLFDWFENDQEDDYSSSPQPEELCETGSLLSLFDSTFDFVSTALSSDIVNVTNLNINQQVRFIELQLPDELRSRYKRLPREIIPEPKDLLYLTDSPQVIKKEIADARQQEKQWSMKQYLWELHPLVEWLTDRCLFHIPRHQAPVIQLPSDKKTLTFICFGSFSNRQGSPIISRQFSVIVDHNNPYRIEDFAETIKKVGLNKPIPNPGNIDISEVSSFLKEVVKKGQEYLEKERKTVQQELNERIAKEKGRLKDLRQYHLQKWNHFYLDSGINQKMTQEKVEKKQQEIDKMFQEHEQWVERYMSTSSAKALNSPTPYIKLIAVLRG